The following proteins are co-located in the Rhodanobacteraceae bacterium genome:
- a CDS encoding delta-60 repeat domain-containing protein: MPTSAATPAPFPCHPVVLALLLLLACARLAAWPLDAGFRPQPDDSVLTVLQQADGRILAGGNFGMVAGEAHNRLVRVHVDGSLDASFAAAADGAVVASAQQVDGRLLIAGLFASVNGQPRAHLARLLADGSLDPGFAPQVNGAVAALLVLGDGRILIGGSFTQVNATARQRAGAPQPRRQPRQQFLGERQRERAHARAAARRRGAGRRQLHHARRQPAPAPGAPAAGWRARSRLQSRADGDVDVLVQAGDGRIYASGLFATVGGQPRARIAALAADGSVLPGFAASLDLPAAALLPQDDLGVLAAGPSPASTASRGVAWCGCVPTAALIRR, translated from the coding sequence ATGCCCACTTCTGCCGCAACTCCCGCACCGTTCCCGTGCCATCCGGTCGTGCTCGCCCTGTTGCTGCTGCTGGCCTGCGCCCGGCTCGCAGCCTGGCCGCTGGACGCGGGCTTCCGTCCGCAGCCGGACGACAGCGTGCTGACCGTCCTGCAACAGGCCGACGGCCGCATCCTCGCCGGCGGAAACTTCGGCATGGTCGCCGGCGAAGCGCACAACCGCCTGGTGCGCGTGCACGTCGACGGCAGCCTGGACGCCAGCTTCGCTGCGGCCGCCGATGGCGCCGTGGTGGCGAGCGCGCAGCAGGTCGACGGCCGGCTGCTGATCGCCGGCCTGTTCGCCAGCGTCAACGGCCAGCCGCGCGCGCACCTCGCGCGCCTGCTGGCAGACGGCAGTCTCGATCCGGGCTTCGCGCCGCAGGTCAACGGCGCGGTCGCGGCGCTGCTGGTGCTCGGCGACGGCCGCATCCTGATCGGCGGCAGCTTCACCCAGGTCAACGCCACGGCGCGCCAGCGGGCTGGCGCGCCTCAACCCCGACGGCAGCCTCGACAGCAGTTTCTCGGCGAACGCCAGCGCGAGCGTGCGCACGCTCGCGCTGCAGCACGACGGCGCGGTGCTGGTCGGCGGCAGCTTCACCACGCTCGCCGGCAGCCCGCGCCAGCGCCTGGCGCGCCTGCTGCCGGGTGGCGCGCTCGATCCCGGCTTCAATCCCGCGCCGATGGCGATGTCGACGTGCTGGTGCAGGCGGGCGACGGCCGCATCTACGCCAGTGGATTGTTCGCCACGGTCGGCGGCCAGCCGCGCGCGCGCATCGCCGCGCTCGCCGCCGATGGCAGCGTGCTGCCGGGTTTCGCCGCCAGCCTCGACCTGCCGGCGGCGGCGCTGCTGCCGCAGGACGATCTCGGCGTGCTCGCGGCGGGGCCTTCGCCAGCGTCAACGGCCAGCCGCGGCGTGGCCTGGTGCGGCTGCGTGCCGACGGCAGCGTTGATCCGGCGATGA